The stretch of DNA ATTTGTCAACCAAATTCGGTTGGAATGCCAGTCGTAAAAGTGGCGTCAACGACGCCGTCACGTAGCCGCCTCTTGGGACGATGTCGACGGCTTCAAAACTGGCGAGCAAATGTTTGAGCGAGAACGGGGTGAATCGCCAGTAATCGTGGGGCGCCAGATGGATTTCGATGGCGTAGGGGACGGAAAGATACAGCTTGCCACCGGGTTGAAGGACACGATGAAGTTGATGTACCGCCGTTGCCGGATCGGGGACATGCTCAAGGACTTCGATCATGAACACAGTCGCAAAGGATTCCGCTTCGGTGTGCTGATCAAGCTTGCAAACGTCCGCAACGATATCGGGTCCGTACTCCGGATCAAAATCAACCGTCTTGAAATCACCGTGCTCGATGATTCTGCCAATGATCCCACCGGCGCCCACGTTCAAAATCGGCTCTACAGCCTCTTTCCGCTGCTCCCGTACCCAACGATGCAAGCCAGGTCGCGAAAACATGCAGCAGGCATACCAGCAAACCTTGCGAATTGCAAAACGAACCTTACGGAAGAATATCATGGCTGTGCGGTCGCCCGAAATGCCCAAGCGCCCGTATTCAGCGCCAACTGCGCCTGAACGCTAGAATTCTTGATTCCAAATCGTCGCCTTAGCCACCAATACGATCGGTATGCGGCGACCACTGGCGAAACCATCAGGTAGCTGACGGAACGAGGCAAGCCTTGGAACATCCCTGTGTAAGACAATGCTCGGATCCCTAAGTAGTTCGGATCTGATTTGATCCAGTCAACCGAGAAACCTGCGTCAACAAGCGCGGCGTGGACACCGAAATGGGTCATGTTGAAATAGCTAGCGTGGTCATGGAAGGGAACCAAATAGGCAACACTTCCGATAAAGGTGCCTCCAGGCTTCAGCACCCGTTTCACCTCGCGAAGAACGACGGCCGGGCACAAAACATGCTCAAGCACGGCAAGTGATATCACAAAATCAACGGTGCAGTCCGCAAGTGGAATTGCATGAGCGTCAGCCCAGAACGGAGCTTCCTTGTGTTCGTAGTCAAATCCAATCCATTCGTATCCAGCATCTTCAAGTGAGTTTCTGTAGTCACCTGCACCGCAACCCAGATCCAAGCATCGGCTGCCCGAACCTTCAGCGGCAGGGATGTGGCTTGCCAATTCCGGCGTCAAGTGCCTTGGCAGCTTCGCAGGATCAACACACCATGAATGATCAGCCGCGAACTCCAACACGTCGTGCTCGACAACACTGAAGTTGGATTGATGCGGCAATCGAAAACTTAGCGGTATTTCCACCGGGTGCCTTGGACGAAAGTCCGCCTTCTTTGATTCATCATTCCAGTAGTTCTGCTGGCAATCCGTGCAGAAAGTTTTCTGGAGTCCCCAGGCTAAGCTACCAGAACAAATCGGACAGCGCAGAACAGCAGGCCACCAAGAATCGTACTTGGCCAAGTCTGCGTCTTGTGACATCTCGAATGAAAGATCTGGCATTGATTCGCTTTGATTCATGACTGCACTTTGGATCGCAAGAGGGTAATCCCACCTCGTTCCTCAATTTCAAAGGGTTGGTTCAAGCACGTTGATGCGATCTCCCGCATTCGTTTGGCACTCATTGGGTGATCATGCTTGGGACTCAGGGCATCAAAAGTGTCATGAATCGCATGTTCTTTGAGTGTCTCCGAATCCATATGTCCATAGCCCCGCGCAAAACGGCGGTTGTAGACGGGGATAATATTCTGCGAGAGCAGCATTAAGAGCTTGCCAAGGTACTGTTCTGGCGGAGCTTTCCGAAGTGCCGTTGATAATCCCAGGAGTGGTGGAGTTGTCCAACGCAAACATTTCAACAGACGGTCAGGGTCCATGCGCGTCGTGATTGGTCGCAGTACGTACTTCCAGTGCATCATCTGCTGAATGGTACGAGCGTAGGAATGCACAAAGACGAGCCCGTCTGGTTTGACGAATTGGAGGATGTGTTGAAGCGTCTCGTCGGGATTTGGCGTGTGCTGAAGCACACGATGACAAAAGACGATGTCGAAAGAAGCCTTCTTAAAAGGCAAATCGACAATCGAGGCCTGCAAGAATGCCGCGCCCTCATCCCCTGCAAGGTTGGCTCTCGCCGTGTCCACGCCAGCCAAGTCGGCGGCAATCACCCGCGAACCAAGATGACGCAATATCTGAGTATCTGGCCCTGCACCACAACCGCATTCGAGAACCAGTTTGTCTTGGAAGACACTCGGATCCCAGCGAGTACGATCCAGAATCGTGTCCATGCGTAATTTACCGCCCGCGACATTGTCGAGCTGTAGCTTGGGAAACTCATCACGCAGTTTGCTGAAGTTTCCTCTTGAGTAGCTTTCATCAGCCACGAATCGCGGGATGCCGCCGATGATAGGTACAGTTCGATTTCCCGATCGAAGCTGACCACCGTCATGCTCCCAGTCCTCCGTGAGCTGGCGGAGCAACCAGTCAGGACAGACATTTGAATTGTGAGTTTTCATGTGGCTAGTTGAAGACATCCTGTTCTCGGTCAAGTAACGGCATCAGCGTGGCACAAGATCATCATGCAAGGAGACTTGCTCGACTTTCCAAGCAGGACATCCCACCATTCCAGACACGCGTGAACAGACAGTGTGCGTTTCATCAACGGAAAAAATTTCGCTTCGACAACTGAAAAACCTCTGGCTTGGAGGAACAGTTGTAACTCATCACGCGTCCATTCACGCACGTGGGCTTTGTTGTTGGGTGATCGTACATCTGTGCCGTTGAGACGAATACGATCGGGTGTGCTGAGAAGGATTTGAGTGTGTCTTCCACTCATTCGTCGAATGTGCTCAAGAAGACGTTCGGGATACTCCAGGTGCTCGATAACATCAGCGCAAATGACAAGGTCAAAGATGTCTACCTTCTCCTCACAAGCCATCACGTCATCGAGATCAAGGACTTCAAACTCACCACGGTCATATCGAGAACGACATATCTCGATCGCTTCGGGCTGATCAAATCCATGTACATCAAACTCTGTTCCAAACATATTCATCAGCTTGGTGCCGGGGCCGCAACCGATATCAGCGATTCGGTGCAATCGATGCTCGTCGGCTAGTCGTCGCGCCCATTGATAGACATGGTATTGAAAGTAACTGCTTGACTTGATCCTTCGCGGCGTCCAGTACGGACCATCGTGTTCCTTAAGCGGCGGGTTGCAGACATAATCATCTGGCAAAAAGTAGTCCGTCATGGAATTGATTTTTCAAGAAGAGAGTGTTTCGAGAATCCACGCCTTGCGATGACCAACAAGCAAGCCCACCAAGCCATTTGTCCCAGTAAAAAGGAGTAAGCCGCGCCAATGGCCATGCCATTCGGGATAAGCAGCAGCCCAGCAGAAATCTGAATGACAACGGTCAAAAGACCCGCCCAAGCCAATACTGAAATATTTTGTGAACAGGCCACATAGGGACGAAGCCACAGGATTGGGATCGTGACGTAGACTAGCATTAGCAATTGCGACGGAAAAGCAGCGTCTGAGTACGAGTCTCCAAAGACGAGTGGAATTCCCCAGGGAAGAGCAAGGATGGTAAGAATCAGAACTGGCAGTCCCGTCACTGCGAGGATCGAGGTCAACTGCACCAAAAAACGGTTACGGACCAAGATTTCGTTTCCAGCAAGCTGAGTCGAAATCTTCGGAAAGATGACCTGGGTAATTGGTTCTAACACCAGGGATACCTGCGAAGTCAAGCGCCGGGCGAGGTCGTAGGGAGCGAAAACCTCAGGGACGGCAAACCATCCAAGAATGACCAAGTCAACCCGATTCGCCAGGCGACCTGCGATGGCGGCAACTGCGGCGCTTGAGAGCATCGAACGATTCTGTTTGATGGAAGCCCAAGCTCGTCGGTTGTTTGATTCGCCAATCGGATCAATTTTCATCGACCGAAGCGATCTCTTCGCGAGCCACGCAAGGCATGTTAAGCGAATGCACCACGCCAGCATGGTGGCTAGGGCAACCGAGACCGGCGTCGGCCAGAACATTAGCGCTGCGGAGACCAACACGAGTTGGAAGACACCCGAAATGCTTCGCCAAATCGCGAGGCTTCGAAAATCTCCGTTGAGACGCAACAGAGTGCGCGCGGGTTCATCAACGGACATCAGTAGTGGTTGTACCGCCAGGGCTGCAAATAGCGTGACCGCATGCCCATTATTCGTGAACTGTTGTGCGAAGACTGGCGCGAGCAAAAGCAACGCGACGGTAACGACGAAACCACCAAAAAACTCTAACAAAAAGCAGCCGCGTACTAGCGATGCTGCTTCCTGAGAATCATCGCTCGCTTGTAGTTTTGGAATGCGGATCGTCATCACTTCCCAAACTCGAAAGTCGAAAACAGCGCAGGCGAGCAACGTCACGGCCATTGCGATTCCCAGTTCACCAAATTGTTGTTTCGATAACAACTGAGTCGTAATGAATATCTGACCGAGCATGGCGAACGCGTCAGCAAAATGGGCCAATGACAGTGTGCCCGCTGCCCACGCGGAGGGTAAGGTCCGCTGTGTTCTTGCTATTCTGGATATCGCAGACCGCAAGCGAATCATGAGTCCGACATTTCTGCGGTAGTGGAGAGTCGTTTAAAGATCCGTTGGGCTCTCGCGTTCCATGTGAAGTCACTGCGTACCAATTTTTGTGCAGCCATGCCGAGCGATTGACGTTGGGTAACATCCTGAAGTTGAAGTAGAGCCGCTTTCCACTGTTGCAAGTCGCCGGTCGAAACCATCCACGCCGTTTTGCCATGGGTCACAACTTCGCGAAGTACCGGTAGATCCGACACCACAATTGGTTTTCCGGCGTCCATGTATTCAAACAACTTCATTGGAGAGATCCACTTGGCAATGTTCTCTTTCCCAAATGCTTGGACACGATCCTGGTAGGGTGCTACCAAAATGTCAAATGCCTTTAGGAATTGAGGGATTGACTGAGGGCGGACGAAGTCATGGAAAATGAGGTTGCTTAGCCCATCGCTCAGTTTTTGGCATCGTTCGATGTCAGATGGCTCACCACCAACTAAATGGAAGTCCATCTGCGGAAGCATGCGGGCGAGCTCGACAAGAAACTCACCGCCGCGTCCTGGATAAAGATGCCCACAATAGCCTACTTTCAAACGATCGACGCCTGGTAAGGAAATCGGTGTGATGGTGTCGTAGTCCACCGGATTCACAGCATCCGGTTCGACGTGAATGGGAGCTTCGTAAGAATGTTGGTGCTGGAAGTCCTCACTGAGCTTTTGCGTGATGGACACAACCCCAGCAAAGCCACGAGAACGAATCAGTCGTCGTTCGATCAACTCCGTCAATCCGGACCTCACCGAGTGAATCTCGTAAACCGTACGAGCGATGTGCCGGCAGGCGAACAACCCCAAGGTGTGACGGCCATAAATTAGATCCGGTTTCTGTTGCGAGATCCGTCTTCGCAGGCTGAGCGCGTACCAAAACTCGCGTCCCTGGGCAAAGCGAGACTTCGGCAGAATTGCCAATCCAGCTGTACCTGGGACGTCGTAGAATTCGTGAAGCTGCGCCACGTTCATCGATTGACCATCTATTTCTCCACGTCGCGCATATAGCGTTACGTCGTGTCCCAGCGAAGCCATCGCCTCCGACATTCGCATCACATGAATGCTGTTGGCTTGCCGGGACGGCAAATAGGATCCAGAGATGTACGCGATCTTCACGACAATCCCTTCGCAATCTCGAAACCGTCTGGATAAGGGACGCCAAAGCACTCGTGAAGCAACATCGCAGGACGGTAGGCCGAGTAGGTCGGCAAGTACCCTCGCGGCACTCCAAATCCTCTTTTCTTTCGGTCCAAGGTCTCATCACCGATGAGGCCTCGGTACGCCGCTCGCAGAGCTCCTTTTAACCCGCCGCTGAATCGTAGGGCCTCAGGAATGCGAAAGGCAAACTCAATGAGGTTGCGGGACAAGAAAGGGACGCGAACTTCCAATGAAACCGACATGGATGTGCGGTCGACTTTCGTGAGTAGGTCGTCTGGCAGGTAGCGGTGAAAATCAAGGTACTGCAACCTTGTACGTGCGGTAAGGTCTTCGCGCCAAAACTCTCGCCACGCCCAATAGTCATCGTAGTCGTCAGCAATCGAGAAGGGGGCTCGATATTTTTGCTTTTCCAAGGCTGTTAACCGGCCGGTCAACTTAGTGTAGTGGTCCAGTGGGGGCGCTAAGTGTGAACTAAGCAAATTCATCGAGCGACGCCGGACTGTTCGATGCCCGAATGTCTGTTTGGATTGCTCACACCAGCGGAAGAATGTCTCCGACCGAGGCAAGCGATCTACGAAATCCATGTAGTGGCTATAACCGCCGAATAATTCGTCTCCTCCGTCCCCTGACAAAGCCACGGTAACATTTGCCTTGGCATGTTGGGCGACCTGATAGGTTGGAAAGGCAGAGGTGTCGACAAATGGATCGTCAAACCATTCTCGCAATCGACTAAGTTGTATTTCCGAACGAGGGAGTTCGGCCGGATGGTGAGTCGTGTTCAAGCGGTTGGCGAAGGAATTCGCATAAGGCAGTTCATCTTTGTCGTCTTCAAACCCAATCGAGAACGTTTGCAAATCGTTCGTCTTCAGAGCAGCTTCGTAACTCAGGACACTCGAGTCGATGCCGCCTGATAAGAAGCAGCCCACGGGAACGTCAGCAATTAATTGATCGCTGATGGAACCGCTGACTTCATCACGAATCCGACCACTGATCGTTGTTTGATCCAACTTCGGATCA from Rubripirellula amarantea encodes:
- a CDS encoding class I SAM-dependent methyltransferase; its protein translation is MTDYFLPDDYVCNPPLKEHDGPYWTPRRIKSSSYFQYHVYQWARRLADEHRLHRIADIGCGPGTKLMNMFGTEFDVHGFDQPEAIEICRSRYDRGEFEVLDLDDVMACEEKVDIFDLVICADVIEHLEYPERLLEHIRRMSGRHTQILLSTPDRIRLNGTDVRSPNNKAHVREWTRDELQLFLQARGFSVVEAKFFPLMKRTLSVHACLEWWDVLLGKSSKSPCMMILCHADAVT
- a CDS encoding class I SAM-dependent methyltransferase, translating into MFSRPGLHRWVREQRKEAVEPILNVGAGGIIGRIIEHGDFKTVDFDPEYGPDIVADVCKLDQHTEAESFATVFMIEVLEHVPDPATAVHQLHRVLQPGGKLYLSVPYAIEIHLAPHDYWRFTPFSLKHLLASFEAVDIVPRGGYVTASLTPLLRLAFQPNLVDKCIGRILLCLAVMAYPALWLLDRIVSSDAYASGFHVVATKSQ
- a CDS encoding class I SAM-dependent methyltransferase, encoding MSSTSHMKTHNSNVCPDWLLRQLTEDWEHDGGQLRSGNRTVPIIGGIPRFVADESYSRGNFSKLRDEFPKLQLDNVAGGKLRMDTILDRTRWDPSVFQDKLVLECGCGAGPDTQILRHLGSRVIAADLAGVDTARANLAGDEGAAFLQASIVDLPFKKASFDIVFCHRVLQHTPNPDETLQHILQFVKPDGLVFVHSYARTIQQMMHWKYVLRPITTRMDPDRLLKCLRWTTPPLLGLSTALRKAPPEQYLGKLLMLLSQNIIPVYNRRFARGYGHMDSETLKEHAIHDTFDALSPKHDHPMSAKRMREIASTCLNQPFEIEERGGITLLRSKVQS
- a CDS encoding class I SAM-dependent methyltransferase, which gives rise to MNQSESMPDLSFEMSQDADLAKYDSWWPAVLRCPICSGSLAWGLQKTFCTDCQQNYWNDESKKADFRPRHPVEIPLSFRLPHQSNFSVVEHDVLEFAADHSWCVDPAKLPRHLTPELASHIPAAEGSGSRCLDLGCGAGDYRNSLEDAGYEWIGFDYEHKEAPFWADAHAIPLADCTVDFVISLAVLEHVLCPAVVLREVKRVLKPGGTFIGSVAYLVPFHDHASYFNMTHFGVHAALVDAGFSVDWIKSDPNYLGIRALSYTGMFQGLPRSVSYLMVSPVVAAYRSYWWLRRRFGIKNSSVQAQLALNTGAWAFRATAQP
- the asnB gene encoding asparagine synthase (glutamine-hydrolyzing), whose product is MCGFIGGTLREGNYDRGIQRIRHRGPDDQQVWRDERVTLAFARLSIIDLDSRSAQPMHSPDGQVVIVFNGEIYGYRNLRDRLAGLGHKFRTQSDTEVLLHAYLQWGDSFVEHIDGMFAIAIYDKSTDKIGLWRDRVGIKPLYYFWDGKHFVFGSEIKAILAVLPQNPAPRLDAFYDFLTYQYIPCPKTSLQNVFQLRPAHSIRFDVGNERLDQAQSYWELVVDPDPKLDQTTISGRIRDEVSGSISDQLIADVPVGCFLSGGIDSSVLSYEAALKTNDLQTFSIGFEDDKDELPYANSFANRLNTTHHPAELPRSEIQLSRLREWFDDPFVDTSAFPTYQVAQHAKANVTVALSGDGGDELFGGYSHYMDFVDRLPRSETFFRWCEQSKQTFGHRTVRRRSMNLLSSHLAPPLDHYTKLTGRLTALEKQKYRAPFSIADDYDDYWAWREFWREDLTARTRLQYLDFHRYLPDDLLTKVDRTSMSVSLEVRVPFLSRNLIEFAFRIPEALRFSGGLKGALRAAYRGLIGDETLDRKKRGFGVPRGYLPTYSAYRPAMLLHECFGVPYPDGFEIAKGLS
- a CDS encoding glycosyltransferase family 4 protein, encoding MKIAYISGSYLPSRQANSIHVMRMSEAMASLGHDVTLYARRGEIDGQSMNVAQLHEFYDVPGTAGLAILPKSRFAQGREFWYALSLRRRISQQKPDLIYGRHTLGLFACRHIARTVYEIHSVRSGLTELIERRLIRSRGFAGVVSITQKLSEDFQHQHSYEAPIHVEPDAVNPVDYDTITPISLPGVDRLKVGYCGHLYPGRGGEFLVELARMLPQMDFHLVGGEPSDIERCQKLSDGLSNLIFHDFVRPQSIPQFLKAFDILVAPYQDRVQAFGKENIAKWISPMKLFEYMDAGKPIVVSDLPVLREVVTHGKTAWMVSTGDLQQWKAALLQLQDVTQRQSLGMAAQKLVRSDFTWNARAQRIFKRLSTTAEMSDS
- a CDS encoding lipopolysaccharide biosynthesis protein, whose protein sequence is MIRLRSAISRIARTQRTLPSAWAAGTLSLAHFADAFAMLGQIFITTQLLSKQQFGELGIAMAVTLLACAVFDFRVWEVMTIRIPKLQASDDSQEAASLVRGCFLLEFFGGFVVTVALLLLAPVFAQQFTNNGHAVTLFAALAVQPLLMSVDEPARTLLRLNGDFRSLAIWRSISGVFQLVLVSAALMFWPTPVSVALATMLAWCIRLTCLAWLAKRSLRSMKIDPIGESNNRRAWASIKQNRSMLSSAAVAAIAGRLANRVDLVILGWFAVPEVFAPYDLARRLTSQVSLVLEPITQVIFPKISTQLAGNEILVRNRFLVQLTSILAVTGLPVLILTILALPWGIPLVFGDSYSDAAFPSQLLMLVYVTIPILWLRPYVACSQNISVLAWAGLLTVVIQISAGLLLIPNGMAIGAAYSFLLGQMAWWACLLVIARRGFSKHSLLEKSIP